Proteins found in one Paenibacillus dendritiformis genomic segment:
- a CDS encoding class I SAM-dependent methyltransferase, protein MRWHYHQPVFAADSAPELPREFMTHGAWSGHRRFAYDLVRFARPRTIVELGTLYGTSFFTFCQAVEDGQLAARCFAVDTWKGDPHTGSYDDVVYQAVQAVTAREFPQIGTLVRSDFDGAVNLFADGSIDVLHIDGYHTYEAVHHDYTTWYPKLAENGIVLFHDTAVRLWDFGVYRLWEELGEHPHITFPHSNGLGVLFPKGCPANWLPLIENKDAFVANYAAGQV, encoded by the coding sequence ATGCGTTGGCACTATCATCAGCCTGTGTTTGCAGCGGATTCCGCGCCAGAGCTGCCGCGTGAGTTCATGACGCATGGAGCCTGGTCCGGCCATCGCCGCTTTGCGTATGATTTGGTTCGCTTTGCCCGGCCCCGGACGATTGTGGAGTTGGGCACGCTGTACGGCACCTCATTCTTCACCTTCTGCCAAGCGGTCGAGGACGGACAGCTTGCCGCCCGCTGCTTCGCGGTCGACACCTGGAAAGGAGACCCGCATACCGGCAGCTATGACGATGTCGTCTATCAAGCGGTGCAAGCCGTTACCGCCCGTGAATTTCCGCAGATCGGCACCTTGGTGCGGAGCGATTTCGACGGGGCGGTTAATCTCTTTGCCGACGGGTCCATCGATGTGCTTCATATCGACGGTTATCACACCTACGAGGCCGTTCATCACGATTATACGACATGGTATCCGAAGCTGGCCGAGAATGGAATCGTATTGTTCCATGACACTGCCGTCCGCCTGTGGGATTTCGGTGTATACCGGTTGTGGGAAGAGCTCGGGGAGCATCCGCATATCACGTTCCCCCATTCGAACGGGCTCGGCGTTCTGTTCCCCAAAGGATGCCCGGCGAACTGGCTGCCTCTGATCGAGAACAAGGACGCGTTTGTGGCGAACTATGCCGCAGGACAAGTGTGA
- a CDS encoding glycosyltransferase family 61 protein, producing the protein MNTIPDQFYLRTRDWVAGFAADPHLVRERYKVIYPKETIHLSAPNGEDVKRWPSACHFEEAFVAIIPEGRIMTGNGYVVTPDHKRLLDVEYAYPYPFTELPPPEYTEETVATLIWGWNIPGVAFTQAIYGHWFFDILPRIHLLEQSGIAIDKYLIGKLTHSFQYESLRMLGFPMDKLIEVDRNDYHLVARQLVVPAVPVILGKSPRWAYQFIRKRLRDDRHIQPRPGYERIYVSRADAHARFVVNEEEVMQVLAEKGFTRIVLTPLSMEDKISIYSSAQAIVAPFGSGNVNVAFCNPGTTMIELSPVTVVDDYFWKISNHAYMNYYEIICDIEQPPKPVGGADNLIVDIEKLKRVLHMAGI; encoded by the coding sequence ATGAATACGATACCCGATCAGTTTTATTTGCGGACCCGGGACTGGGTTGCCGGCTTTGCCGCTGACCCTCATCTCGTGCGTGAAAGGTATAAAGTCATTTATCCGAAGGAAACGATTCATCTGTCTGCGCCCAACGGGGAAGATGTGAAGCGCTGGCCATCGGCATGTCATTTCGAGGAAGCCTTCGTGGCGATCATTCCGGAAGGGCGGATCATGACGGGGAACGGTTATGTCGTCACCCCCGATCACAAGCGGCTGCTCGATGTCGAGTATGCCTATCCTTATCCGTTCACCGAGCTTCCTCCGCCGGAATATACGGAGGAGACCGTAGCCACCCTGATATGGGGCTGGAACATTCCCGGGGTCGCTTTTACGCAGGCCATTTACGGCCATTGGTTTTTCGATATTTTGCCGCGGATTCATCTGCTGGAGCAAAGCGGCATCGCCATTGATAAATACTTGATCGGCAAGCTGACCCATTCGTTCCAATATGAATCGCTGCGAATGCTCGGCTTCCCGATGGACAAATTGATTGAAGTCGACCGCAATGATTATCATCTCGTCGCACGCCAGCTGGTCGTGCCCGCGGTCCCGGTCATCCTCGGCAAGAGCCCGCGCTGGGCCTATCAATTCATCCGCAAGCGGTTGAGAGATGACCGCCACATCCAGCCCCGGCCAGGGTATGAGCGAATATATGTCAGCCGGGCGGATGCACATGCCCGCTTTGTCGTCAATGAGGAGGAGGTCATGCAGGTACTGGCCGAGAAAGGCTTTACCCGCATCGTGCTCACTCCGCTGTCCATGGAAGACAAAATTTCCATCTACTCTTCCGCTCAAGCCATCGTGGCCCCGTTCGGAAGCGGCAATGTGAATGTGGCGTTCTGCAATCCGGGCACGACGATGATCGAACTGTCGCCCGTCACCGTCGTCGATGATTATTTCTGGAAAATCAGCAATCACGCCTATATGAATTACTATGAAATCATCTGCGATATCGAGCAGCCGCCGAAGCCGGTTGGCGGGGCCGACAACCTGATCGTAGACATTGAGAAGCTGAAGCGCGTGCTTCATATGGCGGGAATTTAG
- a CDS encoding acetyltransferase, translated as MSDSQRTIVIGAGGHSKVIIDILRADPAVDLVGCTSVAGSGCVAGVPVLGDDSILPDLYAQGVHQAFVAIGDNRIRRKMARTAADIGYTLINAISRYAYISPSASLGSGIAIMPGAVVNAEACIQDFAIINTGASVDHESVIGEACHIAPGSHLSGNVRVGEGSFLGTGTQVIDGMAVGAWSVLGAGAVVVRDIPDLCLAVGVPARVIKHFDR; from the coding sequence TTGTCTGATAGCCAGCGGACGATCGTTATCGGGGCAGGAGGGCATTCCAAAGTCATCATTGACATTCTTCGAGCCGATCCCGCCGTCGACCTTGTCGGCTGCACTTCCGTGGCCGGAAGCGGCTGCGTGGCCGGCGTTCCTGTCCTGGGCGATGATTCGATCCTGCCGGACCTGTATGCGCAAGGGGTCCATCAGGCGTTCGTGGCCATCGGCGACAACCGCATTCGCAGGAAAATGGCCCGCACCGCCGCGGATATCGGCTACACCCTTATCAACGCAATCAGCCGCTACGCCTATATTTCCCCATCGGCAAGCCTTGGGTCAGGCATCGCCATCATGCCCGGGGCCGTGGTCAATGCGGAAGCCTGCATCCAGGATTTCGCCATCATCAACACCGGCGCATCTGTCGATCACGAATCTGTTATCGGAGAAGCATGCCATATCGCTCCGGGAAGCCATTTATCCGGCAATGTGCGGGTCGGGGAAGGCTCCTTTCTCGGTACCGGAACCCAGGTGATTGACGGTATGGCGGTCGGAGCATGGTCCGTTCTGGGAGCAGGCGCCGTCGTCGTTCGCGATATTCCCGATCTATGCCTCGCCGTGGGGGTGCCGGCCCGCGTCATCAAACATTTTGATCGTTAA
- a CDS encoding DegT/DnrJ/EryC1/StrS family aminotransferase has product MKKYYPIAAPILNGNEKKYVADCLDSTWISSHGSYLGMFEQQFAAFCQTKHAITCSNGTTALHLALIAHGVGPGDEVIVPTLTFAATANAVVYCGAAPVFVDSEPETWNMDPEAVVQKITPRTKGIIAVHLYGHPVHMDPVMQAAQEHGLFVIEDAAEAIGAEYKGRRAGSLGHTAAFSLFGNKIITTGEGGIITTNDDDIAEKIRLFKGQGMDKSRKYWHTVIGYNYRMTNIQAAIGCAQLENIDWHIQQRIRVAMHYYDCLQYDERITLPVQKVWSKNVYWMMSVLLNGCSEAKRDRVMERLKEDGIETRPFFYPMHILPPYQHLQPHTEFPVANRIAAQGINMPSHGELTEEDIHWIGGKLQRAIDKES; this is encoded by the coding sequence ATGAAGAAATATTATCCTATAGCAGCTCCGATTCTAAACGGGAATGAAAAAAAATATGTAGCCGATTGTCTCGATTCGACGTGGATTTCTTCCCACGGTTCGTATCTGGGCATGTTCGAGCAGCAATTCGCCGCTTTTTGCCAGACGAAGCACGCGATTACTTGCAGCAACGGTACGACCGCGCTCCATCTGGCGCTCATCGCCCACGGAGTTGGTCCGGGGGATGAAGTGATTGTTCCGACGCTGACCTTCGCCGCCACGGCGAATGCCGTCGTGTATTGCGGAGCGGCACCGGTGTTCGTCGATTCCGAGCCGGAGACGTGGAACATGGATCCGGAGGCGGTCGTGCAGAAGATTACGCCCCGAACGAAGGGCATTATTGCCGTCCATCTGTACGGGCACCCCGTTCATATGGATCCGGTTATGCAAGCGGCTCAAGAGCACGGCTTATTTGTCATCGAGGATGCCGCCGAAGCCATCGGCGCCGAATACAAAGGAAGAAGAGCAGGTTCTCTCGGCCATACGGCCGCCTTCAGCTTATTCGGCAATAAAATCATTACAACGGGCGAAGGCGGCATCATTACAACGAATGATGACGACATCGCCGAGAAAATTCGCCTCTTCAAGGGGCAGGGGATGGATAAGTCCCGCAAATATTGGCATACGGTCATCGGCTACAATTACCGCATGACAAATATCCAGGCCGCGATCGGCTGCGCACAGCTCGAAAATATCGACTGGCATATCCAGCAGCGCATTCGGGTAGCGATGCATTACTACGATTGCCTGCAGTACGATGAACGAATCACGCTGCCGGTCCAGAAGGTATGGTCCAAAAACGTCTATTGGATGATGAGCGTCCTATTGAACGGGTGCTCGGAAGCGAAGCGGGACCGGGTCATGGAGCGGTTGAAGGAGGATGGCATCGAGACGAGACCGTTCTTCTATCCGATGCACATTCTCCCGCCGTATCAGCATCTGCAGCCCCATACGGAGTTCCCGGTCGCCAACCGAATCGCTGCGCAAGGGATCAACATGCCGAGCCATGGCGAATTGACCGAAGAGGACATTCATTGGATCGGCGGCAAGCTGCAGCGCGCAATAGACAAGGAATCCTAA